The region TCACCTGACGGGCTctgagcctcctcctcgaagTCGGAGGCCTTGCGCTTCTTACCCGCCGCTGTGGTAGAGATGGAGTTTGAGAGCGTTGAGGGCCCGGGGCGAGAAAACCGGTTGCGGTAGGCGAGTGGGTGATCTTCGGAGTCGGTGCCATGCCTTccgatgttgttgatggattTCTCGCTGCTGTTGCTAGGACTAGTAGTGCTGCTGCCGGGACTCGTCTTTCCaatcttgctgctgctggtagtCTTAGCGGTGCCAGGTCGATGCTTTGGTTTGCGCCCTGCGCCAGGTCGTGCGCCCCCTCTCTTAGAGATTTTCTTCACGGGTTCCTGACCAGGGCCGCTAACTGCGCCATTGGCGCCAAATGCCGTGCTGGCATATGGATGTTTGGAGATGCGCCGTCGTGAAGGAGTTTCTTCTAGGGCCCCGCTCTCGCCTTGACTATCACTAATCTCGGTGGCGTGTTGGTATTCGCCGGTTTCCTCAGCCGGCTGTGCTTGTTTTTTCTTACGACCAGCACCAGGCCTTGCTCCGCCTCGTTTACCACGTTGCTTCTTGTTAGGGGTCTCCCCATAGTCcacgccatcttcatcatcttgccGGCGGCGTAACTCGTCAAAGAACAACTCATCGTCACTGCCTCGATAGTCCAAATGCCGGCTCGACTTGGATGTGGTTTTGCGGGGGGCAGCACGTTGAGCGCCTCCTTTGCGCTTCGGCGCGCCATTCCCGCtgcccttttccttcccacCGCTCTCTCGTGACTCTACGAGCTTCTTGGTCAAGTTAGGGAAGTTGTCACCGTAGTTAAAGAATAACTCCTCCCCGGCCTTGATGTCACGAAGTGCCGAGAACTTGATGCGGAACTCATGGTTGACATACATGATTTTTGGGGTGATGTTGCAGGTGTCGTTGGCATGGTTGATGTACCGGCTGAGGTTCCCATAAATGGCCGCGTCCACCCATATGCCCTCCTGCTCAAGAAGCGTGAAAAGATATGAAATCTTGTTTTCCTCGTCAAACACGTCACCGCGGCGATTCTCGCGGCGAACGCCCTCGTCGTGGCTAATAAGTTCGCCAGTGTACTCAATGATAAACTCGTCCTGCGCTATATCCTCCGCAGCAAAGAGACCATATCCACAGCCCTCCAGCTGGGAGGAACCTATCACGACCGCCTTGGTGGCGCCGCGTTGCATGGGTACATTCTGACACCCCGTCGAATGAAGCTGTTCATCGTAGGCGTTCTCAGGATCAGCTCTCTCCTTCGCTCCACATCCCTTGCAAAGGACAGGGTCGCATTCCCGGTTGAGTTGAACACAGATACACGGCTTCCCTTCTTTCTGGCGTTGGATACATGTCTTGCCTAGCGAATGGCAGGCACACCCAGTAAACTTGAGGGCACATGTTTCTGCCGTACATAAGCAGAATCGCTCGCAGAGGACGGGGTGTCTCCCCTTGGATGCACATTGGCAGCCGTTCGCAGCCGTACACGCACCCTCGTGATGGCAGGGCGTCCATATTTCCCGTAGCGAATGCTCGTGCGTGACAGTTGCATCTTCCCAACCACTCAATAGCTGCTTCTTTCTCCGATCATACCACGTAACTGGCTTGGGTCCCTTGACGGTCTCAAAAGCCTCGGGGACAGCAGGAAGTGCCAGGCTGAGCTCCCTGAATTTGCGATGTACATCCCAACAGGGCCGGTTcagcacagcagcaacaaaacaCTGCGGCATGAGGGACGAGCTGTAGCCCAGAGTCGCAAACACCTGCTCAAGGACCGTGACCTCGTTTCCAGACCATGGCTTTTCCACATAACCTGGTTTCCCGGTATCGTGAGTGCGATAGCAGGAATTCCGGCAAGGTTGGGGATTTGATTTCAAGACAAGGCTTGATTGTTTGCTTGAGTGGTCTTGAAGTTGTGCCATCCACTTAGCCCGCAGAGCAGATGCAACACCGCCGATTTCATCGAGAGACAAGCACCGCTTCTGATTATCTCCATCGATTTCACCGTGCTCACAGTCATGACTGAAACAGATCAGACAGCCCAACGCCGAGTAGCTCCCCAGAGATTCCACAACCTTTTGCGTCAGCTCTCTATTCTGATGCCTTTGGGCACTCGGCGTATTCTTGGTCTTCCTGTTGTCCAAGATAGGCTCCACGGCCTTGTCTAGCTTCAAGACATCACTGAGGGTGATGGGTCTCTGGTTCTTGGGGTCACCAAAGACTTTGTCAAAAGCTTCAGTGAAGAGCTTGGCTGCTCTAGAACCACGGGGTGACCCAGCACCTTCGTTGTATGTGTCAAGAAGGTGGCTCCTCTGTTGCGGGGTGATGGCATCATCACTCTCTGGCTGGCTTGCCATGTAGCGGATGAGAGTGGTTTTGGTGCAGCCGTCAATGGCCAGCCTCTCCAACCACGGCTCCAGGTAGGTTGATAAGATAGCTGCGTATTCATTCTGCGCTCTCTTGGCCAGCCTCTGTACCCGACCAAGGGCTTTGAAGCCAGACAACTTATCAAGAGTCTCCAGTTCATTGAGCCACTCGGCGTACCTCTTTTCCTCAGCCGAGTTCGGGTCAACATCACGAAGATGTGGCACAAAGTTTAGCATGGAATTTGGCGCAAGAATATTTTTGCGAATTTCAACATGATGAAACCTGTATCGTGGAACACTTTGCCTGTCTGAGGCGATGCACACAACAGGGAAATCGATATGTTTCCCGTGTGCTCTTATGGCTTTCCCTTGCTCGCCACTATGTTGCTTTTCGGGGGTTAGAGAGATGCTCGGCAAAGAGGGTTATCAGAACTAACCTTGAATTTGAGAGTCATAGTCTCTATTTCATTCCCAGCCGATTCATCATGGTCAACCGTGAGAGGTTTCATATCGGCGAACGCATCCACAGAGCTAATGTGTTGAGGCTTGGGCGCATTTCTCTCGTCTTCATCAAGCAGAAAATGAACGAGATGCGCATGATCCTCACTGACCTCATTCACAAAGGACCTGAGGATGTCGGCAATGGAGTCTACTGTCCAATCGTCGACCTTTTGTGGCGTCATTGATTTCGGCGTCTCGTGGCCTCTGAACTCTGAGAGTTGGAGCGAAAGTGAAGTTTGCGACTGCGGGGTCGGGTGCTGGGCCGTATTTTTGAGAGTTGGCGACTGTGAATCCCGAATCTCGTCCCGTGTTGAAAATCGCATTATTGACTTTGATGGTGTTCCATCCAGCCCTGACTTGCTCTTAGCCACTGGTGACCCATTGGGAGTCCGCCTTCTACTCGCAGGCGCGGATGTGGCTGTAGCATCAGATAAAGAGGAGGGACTAGGCCCTCTACTAGCTTTCCCATGTTGCGGAGCCGAGTTCCGCGCATGGTGATGGGGCCGCTCAGACACATAGGGTTGTGAAGCTAGTTGTGATCGCAGCCGGTCGCCGTTGTGAGGGTGGTTCAAGGTCGTTGTCCTGACACCAGTTTCGTCGGCCACACCATCGCCACCTTCACTCCCCCCATCTTCACTAGCTGAGGTCGAATCCGCCGTCAAATCCACCACAATTCTCCCGGACGAGACCATCGCTCGTGTCCCGGCTGCTTCTCGCTTCCCTATAGTTGTACCATTCACAATGCCCCGTAATCCCGCGTTGGGGATCTCTTGGTGTGACGATGCCGAGTTGTTGATGAGTTGCTGTTGCTCTCTTGGCGTAAAGGGAGGGCCCCGTCTGTTTGTCAGAGAATGAAAGAATCACCTGCCGCTTTCACGAAATCAAAGAACCAAAGGGAAAACGTGCCAGTTAACGGAGACCCGGCCAAGAGTCGAATCCACCGGGCGCTGTGATGCCCACCAGATGCCGAGTTTATGATGAGATGGTCACACACATCTTCCATTCTTGAGAGAAGAGACGCGCAGCAGCGCTCCTGCTGAAAGACGCGATTTCTTGGCTACCTGAGGCAGGTGCACAGACCATACATGCCATTCTAGCGACCCACCAACCCTGGAACTCCCCTTAGACGAAGCAACCATGACCATTCATGGACTCATCTACCAGTGAGCCTCACCACTTGCGTCCCTGAAGTTTATCAATACTCGCGGTGTTTGAAAAATATATCACGGGACATTATTTAGTTTTCAAACTTGCCGGGGTATCTCAAGCTTCGGGTATCAAGCCCACAGCCGAGCAGGATAACCCCATCTACTGCCAACCTTCAGTTAAGGTGTAATATTGTCGAGAGCCTCTCGGTATTCTAAGATGTTTTAGATACATTATGTGCATGTTTGCTTGTTTTGCCATCGTTGAAATGAAGCTGAGTGTAAGGCTCTTCTAGTTCTGCTGTTCCATTCAAGACCAGCAACTGAAAAGAAAATAGATGACATCTATATAAAGAGTCATCATAGGGCCTGGCATTGATTTGTAACCCTGAGACTCTACTCTACCTTCAGCTACCGCAGCATCATATAAACTAGCTAGCAGTCAGCTTCAGAAACACCCATGaaagcctcctccaaacATGACAATCCACATCGGGATTAGCGGCCGCCGCGCGCCGATGTCAGGGGTCCGTCCCTGGGGATCCGGCAGTTTGGGCAACGAATTTATCAGAGTTACATACAAAAGGCCCACATGAATCGGTTCCGCAAGGTTCGAAAGCCATTTTGTAAACTTTCGATGAACTCCGACTCTAAATATCAAGTCGCAAAGTCAAGGCACCTACCCTACTCTATTCGTAGCGGCTTAACAAATGCCCCTCCAAGCTACCTATATTCTCCCAGTAAACCATCAGCGAACCCCGCTTCAAAGCCGAAGCTCTCAGGCTTGCCGTTTAGAAACAGCATTCAACCCGATTGAAGCCTCCAATTGGACCGCTCTCCCACCCCGCATCCATATCTTCCGATGCGTCCTTGTGCTGTGTCCCGCAAAGCACATGCTTCACGACAAATCAGACTTCCATATAAACGAGTGTGGACTGTGCTGGTGGAGAACATATTGATCCGGACCTTGTTACTCAACAGGTACAGGTAGCATTTCAACAGACCAGATCGGATTGGATGATTAATCCCACCATATTATGGAGTGAGAGGAGGGGCTGCGCTAAATAGCACGACATCCCCCATCATGACATCCTGAACTTTCCGATGTACCTTTGCCTCTGTGACATAACATACCTATATACTGCTGATAGTCTCTCATCATCTCTCTAACTCATCTAACAGCTGTGTTTCTAACTACTCCCAAATCCCCTCAAGGCACCCTTCAAGGCTCTATCTTTACAATAGctacccctccctcaccgacGTCATGTCTGGCTTCCCCAAACTCATCCCCGCCTTCACGGCCAGAGTAAGGTCCCCTCATCCCTCGCCAGCAATAAAACACCCCCCCTTACGCCGTATCAACATTCCCCCTACCACCACATAtacaccaccccttcccccccccctccccttccctctcaaACCTCAACTAACCCTCTCCAGATCGCCATAGAACCCCCCaccgccatctccccccatctcctccacgTCCCCTtcgtcccctccctcggcTCCCTAATCTCCGAACCCTCCTACCCCCTCAAGCTCAacgcccccatcctccacggCGCAGactacatcaccacccaacccgACGGCAAGACCGTCAAGCTCGAGGTCCAGTCCGTAGCCAAGGACGCCTCCACCGGCGCCACCATCCGCTTCAACTACACC is a window of Podospora pseudopauciseta strain CBS 411.78 chromosome 1, whole genome shotgun sequence DNA encoding:
- the PaKMT6 gene encoding H3K27me3 methyltransferase (EggNog:ENOG503NZVU; COG:K); this encodes MVSSGRIVVDLTADSTSASEDGGSEGGDGVADETGVRTTTLNHPHNGDRLRSQLASQPYVSERPHHHARNSAPQHGKASRGPSPSSLSDATATSAPASRRRTPNGSPVAKSKSGLDGTPSKSIMRFSTRDEIRDSQSPTLKNTAQHPTPQSQTSLSLQLSEFRGHETPKSMTPQKVDDWTVDSIADILRSFVNEVSEDHAHLVHFLLDEDERNAPKPQHISSVDAFADMKPLTVDHDESAGNEIETMTLKFKQHSGEQGKAIRAHGKHIDFPVVCIASDRQSVPRYRFHHVEIRKNILAPNSMLNFVPHLRDVDPNSAEEKRYAEWLNELETLDKLSGFKALGRVQRLAKRAQNEYAAILSTYLEPWLERLAIDGCTKTTLIRYMASQPESDDAITPQQRSHLLDTYNEGAGSPRGSRAAKLFTEAFDKVFGDPKNQRPITLSDVLKLDKAVEPILDNRKTKNTPSAQRHQNRELTQKVVESLGSYSALGCLICFSHDCEHGEIDGDNQKRCLSLDEIGGVASALRAKWMAQLQDHSSKQSSLVLKSNPQPCRNSCYRTHDTGKPGYVEKPWSGNEVTVLEQVFATLGYSSSLMPQCFVAAVLNRPCWDVHRKFRELSLALPAVPEAFETVKGPKPVTWYDRRKKQLLSGWEDATVTHEHSLREIWTPCHHEGACTAANGCQCASKGRHPVLCERFCLCTAETCALKFTGCACHSLGKTCIQRQKEGKPCICVQLNRECDPVLCKGCGAKERADPENAYDEQLHSTGCQNVPMQRGATKAVVIGSSQLEGCGYGLFAAEDIAQDEFIIEYTGELISHDEGVRRENRRGDVFDEENKISYLFTLLEQEGIWVDAAIYGNLSRYINHANDTCNITPKIMYVNHEFRIKFSALRDIKAGEELFFNYGDNFPNLTKKLVESRESGGKEKGSGNGAPKRKGGAQRAAPRKTTSKSSRHLDYRGSDDELFFDELRRRQDDEDGVDYGETPNKKQRGKRGGARPGAGRKKKQAQPAEETGEYQHATEISDSQGESGALEETPSRRRISKHPYASTAFGANGAVSGPGQEPVKKISKRGGARPGAGRKPKHRPGTAKTTSSSKIGKTSPGSSTTSPSNSSEKSINNIGRHGTDSEDHPLAYRNRFSRPGPSTLSNSISTTAAGKKRKASDFEEEAQSPSGDGDHHRDFESHVQSNRNNSAGLYRQSIFQPIDSSTSSHSDQSVVNGRGGGRYNDDDNEGDEDDDDDDDSVRGSRKRQKPWRYRDEKE
- a CDS encoding hypothetical protein (COG:S; EggNog:ENOG503P5VA), whose protein sequence is MSGFPKLIPAFTARIAIEPPTAISPHLLHVPFVPSLGSLISEPSYPLKLNAPILHGADYITTQPDGKTVKLEVQSVAKDASTGATIRFNYTGTVSLLGAAGKVLKGDPSAATTDFGEAFIHPVFQTGGVPELAELANKVYVGSGRFILEEGKPVIVEYKISEVVA